Proteins from a genomic interval of Zingiber officinale cultivar Zhangliang chromosome 1B, Zo_v1.1, whole genome shotgun sequence:
- the LOC122049631 gene encoding agamous-like MADS-box protein AGL80 — MARNKVKLAWIANDANRRSTLKKRRKGLMKKVRELSILCGVEACMVVYDPQEPHHPAAWPSNGEAMRMLTRFKSLSDIERSRKMTNQETYLKSRVNKLAEQFRRLQRQNRETQMTALLFEGLRGRPLYDLSIEDASALALMVDNKLQEVREKRQELIKSHGRHNPIIGAAQPLPPSPPPPPSLLPNLPTSLMLQPPQQRFMWPFQEELNQLLPPAEADGGGHLFMAMAGGDHGALTHSGLAHPSLDPTAWDME; from the coding sequence ATGGCGAGGAACAAGGTGAAGCTCGCGTGGATCGCCAACGACGCCAACCGCCGGTCGACGCTCAAGAAGCGGCGCAAAGGCCTGATGAAGAAGGTGAGGGAGCTGAGCATCCTGTGCGGCGTGGAGGCGTGCATGGTGGTGTACGACCCGCAGGAGCCGCACCACCCGGCGGCGTGGCCGTCTAACGGCGAGGCCATGCGCATGCTCACCCGCTTCAAGTCCTTGTCCGACATCGAGCGCAGCCGCAAGATGACGAACCAGGAGACGTACCTCAAGAGCCGCGTCAACAAGCTGGCGGAGCAGTTCCGCCGGCTGCAGCGGCAGAACAGGGAGACGCAGATGACGGCTCTGCTCTTCGAGGGCCTCCGCGGCCGCCCCCTCTACGACCTCAGCATCGAGGACGCCTCCGCCCTCGCCTTGATGGTCGACAACAAGCTCCAGGAGGTGCGCGAGAAGCGCCAGGAGCTGATCAAGAGCCACGGCCGCCACAATCCCATAATTGGCGCCGCCCAACCACTGCCgccatctcctcctcctcctccttctctccttCCCAATCTTCCAACTAGCCTCATGCTCCAGCCTCCGCAGCAGCGCTTCATGTGGCCGTTCCAGGAGGAGCTGAACCAGTTACTACCGCCGGCGGAAGCCGATGGCGGCGGCCACTTGTTCATGGCCATGGCAGGCGGCGATCACGGCGCCCTCACCCACTCCGGACTGGCACATCCTTCTCTCGATCCAACTGCTTGGGACATGGAGTAA